In Romboutsia lituseburensis, a genomic segment contains:
- a CDS encoding cobalt-factor II C(20)-methyltransferase has protein sequence MAKFYGIGTGPGDSSLLTVKAVETLKNLDILYTPEARKGGESLALSIVSEYLPESLEIKSRHFPMNFNDGEKILAWNQVADEIVEDVKEGKNVGFVTLGDPMIYSTYVYIMERLIGSIDVETIPGISSFSNIASNQNFPLVMDREPLIIIPCTIEEEKIDYALENYSSIVLMKVYKNFKEIVSKLERNGLIEYSILVSNSSQDGEVVYNDLREVNLEEKISYFSTILVNKEVKKAVKVG, from the coding sequence ATGGCAAAATTTTATGGAATAGGAACAGGACCTGGAGATAGCTCATTATTAACAGTTAAAGCAGTAGAAACATTAAAAAATTTAGATATATTATATACACCAGAAGCTAGAAAAGGTGGAGAAAGTTTAGCATTATCTATAGTAAGTGAATACTTACCAGAATCATTAGAAATAAAATCTAGACATTTTCCAATGAACTTTAATGATGGAGAAAAGATATTAGCGTGGAATCAAGTTGCCGATGAAATAGTAGAAGATGTAAAAGAAGGTAAAAATGTTGGATTTGTAACTTTAGGGGATCCAATGATATATAGTACATATGTATATATAATGGAAAGACTTATAGGAAGTATAGATGTAGAAACTATACCAGGAATATCTTCATTCTCTAACATAGCATCTAATCAAAATTTCCCATTAGTTATGGATAGAGAACCATTAATAATAATTCCTTGCACAATAGAGGAAGAAAAGATAGATTATGCACTAGAAAATTATAGCTCTATAGTTTTAATGAAGGTTTATAAAAACTTTAAAGAGATAGTTTCTAAATTAGAAAGAAATGGACTTATAGAGTATTCTATATTAGTAAGCAATTCGTCACAAGATGGGGAAGTGGTATATAATGATTTAAGAGAAGTAAATCTTGAAGAAAAAATATCGTATTTCTCAACTATCCTAGTTAATAAGGAAGTAAAAAAAGCAGTTAAAGTAGGATAA